The DNA window TAGCAGAAGACAAGGATTACCCATTCTATATGGATCCAATGCCAAATGCATACTTTACTCGTGACCAACAAGCATGTATCGGGGATGGAATTACCATTAACCATATGACATTTAAGGCTCGTCAACGTGAATCTCTCTTTACTGAGTACATCATTAAGCATAATAAGCGTTTTGCTGACAAAGGTGTTGAGGTATGGCGGAACCGTTACCCTGAAGGCCGGATTGAAGGTGGAGACGAATTAGTTCTCAGTGATCATGTATTAGCAATTGGTATTTCTCAACGAACATCTGCTAAGGCTATTACAGAATTAGCTGAAAGTCTCTTCGAAAAGTCCGATTATGATACAGTAATTGCAATTCATATTCCTCACAATCACGCAATGATGCACCTTGATACTGTATTTACAATGATTAACTATGATCAATTTACAGTTCATCCAGCAATTTTACGTGATGGTGGACATGTTGATGCATACATTATGCACCCAGGTAACAATGGTGAAATTTCAATTACTCATGAAACAAATTTTAAAGAAATTTTGAAGAAGGCACTTGATAAGCCGGAAATTGATTTGATTCCTACTGGTGGTGGCGATCCAATTATTGCTCCACGTGAACAGTGGAATGACGGTTCTAACACGCTAGCAATTGCCCCTGGTGTAGTTGTAACTTACGATCGGAACTATGTCTCAAACGATTTGCTGCGTAAACATGGTATTCTCGTTCACGAGGTCCGTTCAAGCGAACTATCACGGGGTCGTGGTGGTCCACGGTGCATGTCATGTCCAATTGTTCGTGAAGATCTCAAGAAATAAATAAGATAGTAAAAGCAGCAAATTTATCTGAGTAATCTAGAAAGGGTATAATTTTGCTGCTTTTTCTTGTATCATTTTAGTGTAATCAACATGATAAGAAGGGAACACGAATGGATCGAAAGGCAAGAAGAAAATATATTGAACAAGTGGTTAATGATCGTAAAATTGAAACGCAAGAAGAATTGCTTAAGTTGTTAACTGAGGCGGGTTTTGAGACGACACAAGCAACAATTTCAAGAGATATTCATGCGTTGAATATCGTTAAAGCAAATGATGGCGATGGTCATACCCATTATGTTCAACTTCATGTGACACCCGAATATAATTTTGAACGATTATATCAAGGAATTCATGATAATGTGCGGACAATTGAAACTGTTCAATTTATGAACGTGATCAAAACTGCACTAAATTCTAGTTATGCGACGATTTTGGCTGGAATGTTTGATGAACTTGATATTCCGGAAGTTGTGGGTACACTTGCTGGAAACGACACCTTGATTATCATTAGTAAAGATAATGATGATGCTAAAATGGTTTATGATTTAATCATTCAACACATGCATTCATAAACTGCATAGGAGGGATATTTATGGATGAACAAAAGAAAGGTATCGGTAGAGGCGAATTGATCGCTTTAATTGTAAGTTCATGTATCGGTACTGGAATATTTGGTATTACTAGTGATGTAGCGGCGGCGGCAGCGCCAGGTCCTGCACTATTGGCCTGGATCTTTGTTGGAATTGGCTTTTTAATGCTGGTTCTCTCGCTAAACAATTTATCTGAAAAGCGACCAGATCTTACTTCAGGGATTTTCTCATATGCTGGTGCCGGTTTCGGGCCATTAGGTGAATTTATTTCTGGATGGTCTTACTGGTTATCCGCATGGCTTGGAAACATTGCTTTTGCCACCATGTTGATGAGCTCAATCGGAACGTTCTTTCCAACATTTAAAGGTGGTCAAAATTTACCATCGATTATTATTGCCATCATCTTCTGTTGGCTATTGACAATCTTAGTTAACAATGGTGTTGAAAGTGCTTCTTTTGTTAACATGATTGGAACAATCTGCAAGGTCTTACCATTAGTTATCTTTATTATTATGATGGTTGTTTGCTTCAAGGCCGGAATGTTTACAGCAGATTTCTGGGGACGAGTTGCTAATAATGCTTCTCGCGGTACCGCAACTGGTTCTGTCTGGGAACAAATGAAAGGTACCCTAATGACATTAATTTGGGTATTTATCGGTGTTGAAGGTGCTTCTGTTATGGCAAGTCGGGCTAAGTCGCTTACAGCCGCTCGTGAAGCTTCTCTTATTAGTTTTGGCCTCTTAGTGGTTATCTATGTATTAATTTCAATTTTGCCTTATGGTGCATTAACTCGGGCAGAATTAGCTGGAATGGGTCAACCAGCTATCGGTCATGTTCTTCAAGCAACAGTTGGTAGTTGGGGTTCAATTTTGATTAATGTTGGTTTGATTATTTCAACAATTGTTTCCTGGCTTTCTTGGACAATGCTTCCAGCTGAAACAACAATGTTAGTTGCTGATGATAAGGCAATGCCAAAAATCTGGGGAAAGGTTAATGCTAAAAAAGCACCAACTGCTTCCTTGATGATAACAGCGGTATTGCAAACAATCTTCTTGTTCTCATTACTTTTCACTGATAAAGCCTATGAATTCGCATATTCCTTATGTAGTGCAGCAATTTTATTCTCATACTTATTTGTTGGACTTTACCAAATGAAATACAGTTCTGCACACCAAGAATGGGGACAATTTACAATTGGTTTGCTCTCTGCTGCATTCATGTTCGCATGTATGTTCCTTGCTGGATGGCAAGAAGTATTACTAGTTTCAATTAGTTTTATTCCTGGATTTTACATTTACTACTTAGCATGTAAAGAAAATGATCGTAAAGTTACAACTGCTGAAAAGTGGACAATGGCGTTGATCTTAATCTTAAGTATCGTTGCAATTTGGCTTGTTGCTAATGGAACTATTGCTATTGGCTAGGTAAATAATGTATAATTATTCCACGTTTTAAGAATATTTATAAGTGAGGTGATTAAGGTGAAGGAAAAGAAATTAAATCTCTTCCTCTTAATCACCTTAATTGTAGGAACGATTATTGGTGGTGGGATTTTTAATAGTCCGACCGATTTAATTTTGAAAGCAAATCCAATGGCCGCATTAATTGCCTGGCTAATTGGTGGCTTCGGAATTTTGATGTTAGTATTAGTCTTTTATAAGCTTTCTGTTATTAAGCCGGAGATGAACGGTGGAATTTATACTTATGCAAAGGAAGGCTTTGGCAACTATATTGGTTTTAATTCCTTTTGGGGATATTGGATGGGAGCAGTCTTTGGCAACATTGCCTTTATCTCGCTTTTCTTTAAGACCTTAAATAGTATGCTCGGGACGCATCAACTTTCGCCGTTAATGTGTTTTATCGGAGGTTCGATTATTCTGTGGGGATACACTGCGATTACATGGTTTGGTGTTCGTGAGGCAAGTATCCTTAATGCCGTCATTACGATTATTAAGATCTTACCGCTTTTATTAGTTGTTATTGTTGGTGTCTTTGCATTCCAGCCGCATATTTTTAATGTTCCTGATTGGACAAGCATTCTTGCCGTTAATCAAACGCATGTCCCATTTAAGGACCAGATTAGTGGTGCGATGAGTACTATTGTGTGGTGCTTTGTTGGGATTGAAGCAGCTGTTTCAATGTCACGTCGGGCAAAACAGCCACGTGATGTGGGATTAGCAACGATTATTAGCTTTGTAATTGTATTGGTCCTCTATATTTCAATCTCTATTATTCCAATGGGGATTCTACCTGCTAAAGAACTTAGCCAGACTTCAGTTCCACTGGCAGCAGCGCTTAGTCATACAGCATTAGGAATAGTGGGAAGCCTTATTATTAAAATTGGCTTACTGATTTCTCTATTAGGGGCATTATTGAGTTGGTTTATGATTGGACCAGAAATTGCATACGTAACCAGCTATGATCGGGATATGCCGCGAGCATTTAAACTTGTTAACCGCCATGGTGTTCCTGGTTTTGCATTAATTGTATATACAATTATTATGCAAGTATGTTTACTCGTTTTACTGCTTCCGCAACTTCAAATGGCCTACACAATTGCCTATACTTTGGCTGCGACAATGACACTAGTTGCTTATTTGCTTTCTGCGTTATATGGGTTGAAGTTAGCAATTAGCGAAAAAATGAGCCTTGGCTTTAAGATTATTGCCACGTTAGCTTCCATTTATTCCGTCTATATGTTAGTTGCTTCGGGACTTGAATATGTATTTGCAAGTGCGATTATTTTTGCCCTAGGAATACCGTTATTTGCCGGGGCTCCTAATAAGATGAGCAAGAAAGAAAAGTGGTTGGCAACAATTATCGCCTTAGCAGCTGTGATTGCGCTTATGCTGATTATTACTGGAAAGATTAATTTTTAAAATATAAAAGGGATGAGGTTAGAAGGAATTTTTATTTTCCTTCAATCTCATCCCTTTTTGTATTCTAATCTTCGCTAGTCATCTTACTTTTCATGTTATCCATTCGCCAGACGACATAGGTTTCAATCAATGTGATTAGGCTTACCCATAAAATCGTGAAATTCGATGAAGTAAGAAATAGTAAGATGATTAGGATCCAAGATATCCAGTTCCAACGACGCTCCAGACGGATAACTTTGGCAAAGCGTGGTGGGATTCTAGTTGGATTTTGGATGGCTAGTGCTTGTAGTTGGGAGAAAAGACGGACTTCCCAAAAACTTTCCAGTAAAAAAATAATGGTAAATACAAATGTTATGGTTTGATTCACTGTTTGTCACCTTAATTAAAATGTGGGTTTAATTTTTAGGGCTTTTTGACTGTTTAAGTCGGCATCGGGGTATTTATGCTCAAGAGCTGCTAAAAGAATCTTTTTAGCAATCTCACCATTTCTTGTAAGAATGGGACCGTGGAAAT is part of the Limosilactobacillus reuteri genome and encodes:
- a CDS encoding basic amino acid/polyamine antiporter produces the protein MDEQKKGIGRGELIALIVSSCIGTGIFGITSDVAAAAAPGPALLAWIFVGIGFLMLVLSLNNLSEKRPDLTSGIFSYAGAGFGPLGEFISGWSYWLSAWLGNIAFATMLMSSIGTFFPTFKGGQNLPSIIIAIIFCWLLTILVNNGVESASFVNMIGTICKVLPLVIFIIMMVVCFKAGMFTADFWGRVANNASRGTATGSVWEQMKGTLMTLIWVFIGVEGASVMASRAKSLTAAREASLISFGLLVVIYVLISILPYGALTRAELAGMGQPAIGHVLQATVGSWGSILINVGLIISTIVSWLSWTMLPAETTMLVADDKAMPKIWGKVNAKKAPTASLMITAVLQTIFLFSLLFTDKAYEFAYSLCSAAILFSYLFVGLYQMKYSSAHQEWGQFTIGLLSAAFMFACMFLAGWQEVLLVSISFIPGFYIYYLACKENDRKVTTAEKWTMALILILSIVAIWLVANGTIAIG
- a CDS encoding amino acid permease, with amino-acid sequence MIKVKEKKLNLFLLITLIVGTIIGGGIFNSPTDLILKANPMAALIAWLIGGFGILMLVLVFYKLSVIKPEMNGGIYTYAKEGFGNYIGFNSFWGYWMGAVFGNIAFISLFFKTLNSMLGTHQLSPLMCFIGGSIILWGYTAITWFGVREASILNAVITIIKILPLLLVVIVGVFAFQPHIFNVPDWTSILAVNQTHVPFKDQISGAMSTIVWCFVGIEAAVSMSRRAKQPRDVGLATIISFVIVLVLYISISIIPMGILPAKELSQTSVPLAAALSHTALGIVGSLIIKIGLLISLLGALLSWFMIGPEIAYVTSYDRDMPRAFKLVNRHGVPGFALIVYTIIMQVCLLVLLLPQLQMAYTIAYTLAATMTLVAYLLSALYGLKLAISEKMSLGFKIIATLASIYSVYMLVASGLEYVFASAIIFALGIPLFAGAPNKMSKKEKWLATIIALAAVIALMLIITGKINF
- a CDS encoding arginine repressor, which gives rise to MDRKARRKYIEQVVNDRKIETQEELLKLLTEAGFETTQATISRDIHALNIVKANDGDGHTHYVQLHVTPEYNFERLYQGIHDNVRTIETVQFMNVIKTALNSSYATILAGMFDELDIPEVVGTLAGNDTLIIISKDNDDAKMVYDLIIQHMHS
- the arcA gene encoding arginine deiminase produces the protein MQSPIHVTSEIGKLKTVMLHRPGKEIENVYPEILHRMLVDDIPYLPIAQEEHDLFAQTLRDNGAEVLYLEDLLTDALADDNIKDEFLEKIIAESGYAAGAIHDGLKEFLLSFSTKDMVNKIIAGVRKDEIKTKYASLAELAEDKDYPFYMDPMPNAYFTRDQQACIGDGITINHMTFKARQRESLFTEYIIKHNKRFADKGVEVWRNRYPEGRIEGGDELVLSDHVLAIGISQRTSAKAITELAESLFEKSDYDTVIAIHIPHNHAMMHLDTVFTMINYDQFTVHPAILRDGGHVDAYIMHPGNNGEISITHETNFKEILKKALDKPEIDLIPTGGGDPIIAPREQWNDGSNTLAIAPGVVVTYDRNYVSNDLLRKHGILVHEVRSSELSRGRGGPRCMSCPIVREDLKK